A window of the Bufo gargarizans isolate SCDJY-AF-19 chromosome 1, ASM1485885v1, whole genome shotgun sequence genome harbors these coding sequences:
- the LOC122928317 gene encoding olfactory receptor 6M1-like — translation MENQSSVTHFFLIGFTISVELQFFLFVVFFAIYLLTITANVAIISLVRVDNRLHTPMYFLLSQLSFLEIWYTSSIAPKLLSNLAGWKSISLSGCLSQIYFYFSLGSTEFFLLGVMAIDRYLAICNPLRYQSIMNGQVCLQATAACWSVAFVSVFFLVLLISRLTFCQPAVINHFFCDLPPVLKLSCEDTFLEEIIVFLFACSIILTSLLLTIVSYVFILSTIFKIPSSKGRKKAFSTCASHFSVVTILYGTVIFIYVRPSVSYSMNVNKVMAVFNTVVTPLLNPLIYCLRNKEVKETLRKVMNTRRSQIDGITYYSKFVR, via the coding sequence ATGGAAAATCAGAGCAGTGTGACACACTTTTTCTTGATTGGGTTTACTATCTCTGTAGAGCTCCAGTTCTTTCTTTTTGTGGTTTTCTTTGCCATCTACCTATTGACTATCACTGCTAATGTTGCAATCATTAGTTTGGTTCGTGTAGACAACAGACTTCATACTCCTATGTATTTTCTTCTTAGCCAGCTCTCTTTCCTAGAGATCTGGTATACATCATCCATCGCTCCAAAGCTCTTAAGTAATTTGGCTGGCTGGAAAAGCATTTCATTATCTGGCTGTCTCtcacaaatttatttttatttctctttGGGTTCCACAGAGTTTTTCCTGCTTGGAGTGATGGCCATTGATCGTTACTTGGCTATTTGTAACCCACTGCGTTATCAGTCCATCATGAATGGTCAAGTATGTCTACAGGCTACTGCAGCTTGCTGGTCCGTTGCctttgtgtctgtgttttttctAGTACTTCTTATATCCCGCTTGACATTTTGCCAACCTGCTGTCATCAACCACTTCTTCTGTGACCTTCCACCTGTTCTCAAGCTTTCATGTGAAGATACCTTTCTAGAGGAAATTATTGTCTTTCTTTTCGCTTGTAGCATCATTCTTACCTCATTGCTGTTGACTATTGTATCTTACGTGTTCATCCTTTCTACTATATTTAAAATACCATCCAGTAAGGGTAGGAAAAAAGCCTTCTCCACATGTGCCTCCCATTTCTCAGTGGTCACTATTCTCTATGGCACAGTCATATTTATTTATGTTCGTCCCAGTGTGTCCTACTCAATGAATGTCAACAAGGTCATGGCTGTTTTCAACACAGTAGTAACTCCTTTACTCAACCCTTTGATTTATTGCCTACGGAACAAAGAAGTAAAAGAAACTCTTAGGAAAGTGATGAACACAAGGCGTTCACAGATAGATGGTATAACCTATTACAGTAAGTTTGTTCGATAG